A genomic segment from Verrucomicrobiia bacterium encodes:
- a CDS encoding ABC-F family ATP-binding cassette domain-containing protein gives MSQVISATDIVVRYHDRAVLNGATLGIQEGERIGLVGRNGSGKTTFLKLLAGLLEPDSGEVSRRRDLVISYLSQDFTLDPALDVRGNVRSGARHVLDLIDEFESLPADSSRHEQLEHRIHALEGWTLDSRIETALAHLNCPDGERSISSLSGGEKRRVALARAIVSRPDFLILDEPTNHLDPESIEWVAEFLEGFSGTFLVVTHDRYFLDEVVNRMVELSDGRFFWHEGNYTDYLLAKAERQAADATLEHKRQMFLKKELEWVRTGPRAQRSKAKNRFERYYEVAAQGGPAADEEVELVIPPPPPLGNRTVELSNLGMTLGERRLFSGFNFTFENGQRIGVCGRNGLGKTTLLRIIIGQLQPTEGTVKIGQLTRFNYVDQGRLQLNDERTVLDELADGSEFVQWGESKLSLRAYLKRFLFADDRISMQVKHLSGGERSRLLLARILKSGGNFLILDEPTNDLDLPTLRVLEEALIAFPGVVCVVSHDRYFLNRVCTDILAFEGDERICHSVGDYDYYAEKKKRAQASAGRQSAAIISTNKTTASAAAASGKASRPRKLSFKESRELEQMESRVLAAEEDIKRIETLFASPEFHRTHAAETPRLLAELAANKEKLNQLYGRWQELEAVRAAWTANGD, from the coding sequence ATGTCCCAGGTCATTTCTGCCACAGATATTGTTGTTCGTTACCACGACCGTGCCGTGCTCAATGGTGCGACACTGGGAATCCAAGAGGGTGAGCGCATCGGCCTGGTTGGTCGAAATGGATCGGGAAAGACAACGTTCCTGAAGCTTCTTGCCGGTTTGCTTGAACCCGATTCCGGCGAAGTGAGCCGCCGACGCGATCTCGTTATCAGTTACCTTTCCCAGGATTTCACATTGGATCCTGCGCTCGATGTCCGCGGAAACGTACGGTCCGGTGCTCGCCACGTCTTGGATTTGATAGATGAATTCGAGTCGCTTCCGGCGGATTCCAGCCGTCATGAGCAGCTGGAACATCGCATTCACGCGCTGGAAGGGTGGACCCTCGATTCTCGCATCGAAACTGCGCTCGCGCACTTGAACTGCCCTGACGGCGAGCGCTCTATTTCATCTCTTTCGGGTGGTGAAAAAAGGCGGGTGGCCCTCGCGCGGGCAATCGTTTCGCGCCCTGATTTCCTCATCCTTGACGAGCCGACGAACCATCTGGATCCGGAGTCGATCGAATGGGTGGCGGAATTTCTGGAAGGGTTTTCCGGGACATTTCTCGTCGTGACCCATGATCGTTACTTTCTGGACGAGGTGGTCAACCGCATGGTGGAGCTGAGCGACGGCAGATTCTTTTGGCACGAGGGAAATTATACCGATTATCTGCTCGCCAAAGCGGAGCGTCAGGCGGCAGACGCAACGCTGGAGCACAAGCGGCAGATGTTTCTGAAGAAGGAGCTCGAGTGGGTGCGCACTGGCCCGCGAGCGCAGCGTTCCAAGGCGAAGAATCGTTTCGAGCGCTATTACGAGGTGGCTGCGCAGGGCGGGCCTGCGGCTGACGAAGAAGTTGAACTGGTAATTCCGCCACCCCCGCCACTGGGGAATCGCACCGTCGAGTTGTCAAACCTTGGCATGACTCTTGGCGAACGACGGTTGTTCAGCGGGTTTAATTTCACGTTTGAGAATGGGCAGCGAATCGGGGTCTGTGGACGCAATGGGCTGGGTAAGACGACGCTTCTGAGAATCATCATCGGCCAGCTTCAACCTACTGAAGGAACCGTAAAGATCGGCCAGTTGACGCGGTTCAATTATGTGGACCAGGGCCGATTGCAGTTGAATGACGAGCGCACCGTGCTGGATGAGCTCGCCGACGGGAGCGAGTTTGTTCAATGGGGTGAGTCGAAACTATCGCTCCGCGCGTACTTGAAGCGCTTTCTCTTTGCTGATGACCGGATCAGCATGCAGGTGAAGCATCTGAGCGGAGGAGAACGCAGCAGATTATTGCTCGCGCGAATTTTGAAGAGCGGCGGCAACTTTTTGATCCTGGATGAACCGACCAACGATCTCGACCTGCCGACATTGCGGGTGCTCGAGGAAGCGCTGATCGCTTTCCCGGGAGTTGTCTGTGTTGTCAGTCACGACCGTTATTTTCTGAATCGCGTCTGCACCGACATTCTCGCCTTTGAAGGAGATGAGCGAATTTGCCACAGCGTGGGAGATTACGATTACTACGCTGAAAAGAAGAAGCGCGCGCAAGCTTCAGCGGGGCGTCAAAGCGCGGCAATTATTTCGACCAACAAGACGACTGCGAGCGCGGCCGCGGCGTCTGGCAAGGCATCACGACCTCGAAAGCTCTCATTCAAGGAAAGTCGCGAGTTGGAGCAGATGGAATCCCGGGTTCTCGCCGCGGAGGAAGACATCAAGCGGATAGAAACCCTCTTCGCCTCTCCGGAATTCCACCGCACTCATGCAGCGGAAACACCGCGGCTGCTCGCGGAGCTGGCGGCCAACAAGGAGAAGCTGAATCAGTTATACGGCCGCTGGCAGGAGTTGGAGGCGGTCAGGGCAGCCTGGACCGCCAATGGGGACTGA
- the larE gene encoding ATP-dependent sacrificial sulfur transferase LarE, with protein sequence MEKLEQLRALLRSYGSCLVAYSGGVDSVFLAKVAREVLGDKSLAAIADSPSLPRRELQEALELGIRFDFPVRVIRTNEFENPSYTANPDNRCYFCKHELFTELVPLARTENFAVIAYGENASDVGDYRPGAQAAKEFEIRAPLKEAGLTKTEIREFSAQLGLPTADKPQMACLSSRIPYGQVVTPEKLHMIEAAENVLRDLGFYDVRVRHHELPSPNISGAPAVQAPKKAMYLARIEVGQAELAKFLQGQASIVAAKLMELGYAHVTLDLQGYRRGSLNQQLPAAAELKSAAK encoded by the coding sequence GTGGAAAAACTTGAACAACTTCGCGCCTTGTTGCGGTCGTACGGATCCTGCCTGGTAGCGTACTCCGGCGGTGTGGACTCCGTGTTTCTGGCGAAGGTCGCTCGCGAGGTGCTGGGCGACAAATCGCTTGCTGCCATTGCAGACTCGCCCAGTCTCCCGCGCCGGGAATTGCAGGAAGCTCTTGAGTTGGGAATCCGTTTTGACTTCCCCGTCCGAGTAATCCGAACCAACGAGTTTGAGAATCCCAGTTATACCGCGAATCCCGACAACCGGTGTTACTTCTGCAAACACGAGTTATTCACGGAGCTTGTTCCACTCGCCCGAACAGAAAATTTTGCTGTGATCGCATACGGGGAGAACGCCAGCGACGTTGGGGATTATCGCCCCGGCGCGCAGGCTGCCAAGGAGTTTGAGATTCGCGCGCCGTTGAAAGAAGCAGGTTTGACGAAAACTGAAATTCGCGAATTTTCGGCCCAGCTCGGACTGCCCACCGCGGACAAGCCGCAAATGGCTTGCCTCAGCTCCCGCATCCCCTACGGTCAGGTGGTGACGCCTGAGAAGCTGCACATGATTGAGGCCGCCGAAAACGTGCTCCGGGATCTCGGATTTTACGACGTCAGGGTAAGACATCACGAACTTCCGTCTCCGAATATCTCTGGTGCGCCAGCAGTGCAGGCACCGAAAAAAGCCATGTATCTCGCGCGCATTGAAGTCGGGCAGGCGGAGCTGGCTAAATTCCTGCAGGGACAGGCATCGATCGTCGCGGCCAAGCTCATGGAGTTGGGTTACGCTCACGTGACGCTGGACCTGCAAGGGTATCGCCGCGGAAGTTTGAACCAACAA